One segment of Rhipicephalus sanguineus isolate Rsan-2018 chromosome 6, BIME_Rsan_1.4, whole genome shotgun sequence DNA contains the following:
- the LOC119396748 gene encoding shematrin-like protein 2: LSLQVQLLILNVLAFWSAVNAGGLHPATEGFSHTIAHPDGSTHHSTFIRHNTDVVPRDHESGVYDPHTGHVVSVHSSGVHGYTTGASHVVASRPLGAYGSAAYGGAAYGTAAYGALGAYGAYAAPSYSVAAAPAVSVAAAPAVTVAHAPAVSVAAPAATTVVSHGAAVYPGHTVTGYGYGGGLGLGYTTGLGYGAGYGLGYGAGYGLGYGVGTVGTVGTVGTGVATYGTGLATYGAGYGAGYGAGYGLTTGYGLTGLGGYGYGLPTSRTVVQRGPFINNRVVQTAFGDVHTPHHEFHHHEHHTVHPTGGTAFAAAPAVFGAYKK, translated from the coding sequence TTATCTCTGCAGGTGCAGCTCTTGATTCTCAACGTGCTGGCGTTCTGGAGCGCCGTCAACGCCGGCGGCCTGCACCCCGCCACCGAGGGCTTCTCGCACACCATCGCCCACCCGGACGGCTCCACGCACCACTCCACCTTCATCAGGCATAACACCGACGTGGTGCCGCGCGACCACGAGTCCGGAGTCTACGATCCGCACACGGGACACGTCGTGTCCGTCCACTCGTCCGGCGTTCACGGTTATACCACTGGCGCTAGTCACGTCGTTGCCTCCAGGCCCCTCGGAGCTTACGGCAGCGCTGCATATGGAGGTGCCGCCTACGGCACTGCCGCCTACGGAGCCCTCGGAGCATACGGAGCCTACGCTGCACCGTCCTACTCTGTGGCCGCTGCTCCAGCCGTGTCCGTAGCTGCCGCCCCGGCAGTGACTGTGGCACACGCACCCGCAGTCTCCGTCGCCGCCCCTGCTGCCACGACCGTCGTGAGCCACGGAGCCGCCGTGTATCCAGGACACACGGTCACCGGCTACGGTTACGGCGGTGGTCTCGGCCTTGGTTACACAACTGGTCTCGGCTACGGTGCTGGTTATGGCCTTGGCTACGGGGCCGGTTATGGTCTCGGCTACGGCGTCGGAACCGTCGGAACAGTAGGAACAGTCGGAACGGGCGTTGCCACCTACGGAACCGGACTCGCAACATACGGTGCCGGCTACGGTGCTGGCTATGGTGCTGGCTACGGTCTGACCACCGGTTACGGCCTCACCGGCCTCGGAGGCTATGGCTACGGCCTGCCCACGTCCCGCACGGTGGTCCAGAGGGGCCCGTTCATCAACAACCGCGTCGTGCAGACGGCATTCGGTGACGTCCACACACCGCACCACGAGTTCCACCACCACGAGCACCACACCGTGCACCCGACCGGTGGCACCGCTTTCGCCGCCGCCCCGGCCGTCTTCGGTGCCTACAAGAAATAG